The sequence GTGACCGAGGATACTTATAAAATGCCCAATGGTTAAGTCTTTACGCATGAAAACAGTCTTAAGTTTCCTTTTACTGTTAGGTATTCAGTGTTTTAGCCAGACTCAGCATAAAAAAGCAAATTTGGCCGAAATCAATGAACTTACCAAAAAAATGTATGATATCATATCATTTGATAATGGGAATATACCTACATATGACCTCAGTTCCATTTACCATAAAGAAGCAGTAATTGGTGTAGTCGACACCACTCAAGTTAGCATATTTACCGCCATTGAATTTGAAGAGGGGAACAATGCATATTTTAAAAAACATAAGATTGTATCCTTTAAAGAAAGGGAATTAGACGGGATTACCCATTTTTATGGTGGAGTAGCTGTACGTTACAGCCCCTATGAATTTAACCTTAAATCAGCTGAACGTGAGGTGACCATAAGGGGAGTAAACACCATTCAATATGTTAAAGTACCTGAATTGGGTTGGCGTGTTTATTCCATTTTTTATAGCGATAATACTTCATATCCTGATTTGGCTAAAGAGTAATGAAAAAACAGATTTAAATAGGATTTATGAAACCCTCACGAAGAACATTTTTAAAAAAAACCTCCATCGGAGCAATAGGGCTGGGTATACTTCCGACCAGCATCCCAACGCCAAGTTTGGATTTTTATGACGACATAAAAAAAGGAATCAATCCATGGATAGAACTTTCAAAAAAGGACTATTTAAAAAACGCTGAAATCATTTCAAAGATGGCACAAGGAAGTTCTGTTTTGGCAGTGCTTAAAAATAACGCCTACGGTCTAGGAGATGTTGAAGTGGGCAGTATTTTAGATGATAGCCCGCATGTAGATGGGCTTGCTCTTGTTAAGGATGTACGTTGTTTGGCTCTTCGGGAGAAAGGAGTGCAAAAACCGATATTACTCATGGGCGATTTTTCCGCAAATTTAGGGGTTGAGCTTGCAAAAGCTAACATTACGTTCAGTGTGTTCTCAAAAGAATCTATGGCAAAAGTTCAGGCCTTGGCCAAAGTAAACCGCACAAAAATTAAAGTGCAACTCTATTTTGATACGGGACTGGGACGTATGGGAATGGCATACAGCAAGCCATTGGACTGGGTGACTGAATTGGCAAAGATTGAGAACATTGAAATTATAGGACTATTTTCAACACTTACTACTCCAATTGACTTTGCGCAAGAACAATTGAGACGTTTCAATTCACTTACAAGCCGGTTAAATGCTTTGGGAATTGAGATGCCTCAAAAACATATTGCTCCCTCCCAGTCTATATTAGAATTGGAAGCCTCGCACTTAAACCTCGTACGCCCAGGTATTTTGTTACATGGTTCATACCCTTTGCAAGGCATGCCACAATCTAAACAGTTTTCCCTTACCCCCACTTTCAAGCTTAAAGCTAAAGTGATCCGTATGGAAAAACTGAAACCAGGGGACACCATTGGTTTCTCAAGATTCTATAAGGTGAAACAGGAAGAATGGATTGCCACCCTACCAATAGGATGGGCAGATGGTTATGCCAGTTCAGCTGAAAATGGAGCTAAAGTCTTGATAAACGGAACGCTTTACCCAGTGGTCAACGTTAATGCCAGCCATTGTAATTTGGTTATTGGCCGGAAAAAAGATGTTAAGGTCGGTGATGTGGCCACCTTAATTGGTCCTGACGTCCCTGAAATTAGTCCTGAAGGTTTTGGCAAAGCTATCAATGGGCATAATTACCTGCAAATCAATTACAAAGAATCTATCCCAAAAATCGTACTTGATGAACTGGTGTAAAGGAACCATTCAATACATCCTGTTCATTTCAGTATGGATTGCTAATTGTCAAAGTAAATACATTACTGTTGGTACGGATAGTATAAAGGTATATGTAGAAGATATAGGTAAAGGCAAACCTATTGTCTTTATTCCTGGATGGACGATGACCTCCCAGTTCTTTTCAAAGCAAAAGGATTATTTCAAGAATGACTATCGATACATTTCCTATGATCCGAGAAGTCACGGAAAATCGACCAAGACGGAAAAAAGAAACACCTATGAAGACCATGCTAACGATCTAAATGACCTTATAAATAAACTTGAACTTGATGATGTGGTATTGATTGGCTGGTCGAGCGGATCAGCCACTATATATGAATATGTAAAAAAATATGGTAGTAACAATATAGACCGTGTCATATTTATTGACGAGCCCCCAAAATGGATTGGAGATACCTCAAAGGAATGGGTCTATGGCTCTTTTGACGAATACAAAGAAAGTTTGAAAGACCTAATCAATGACCGATTCGGGTATGCCAAGGGTACCGTGCAATGGATGTTGCAAAAAAATGGAGATGCCAAAGAACATAACTGGATGGTAGCGCAAATGATGTTGACCTCAAATAATGCTGCTTTGAGCCTTTATATAGATGGATTGACAAGCGATTACACTGAAGAGGTAAAACGTATGGATAAGACAACATCCTTGTTGTATTTGGTCAGGGAATCTTGGTACGATCAGGCAAAACAATGATTGGATAGGAATGCGCCTCTTTCGAAAGTACTGCCTATAAAAAGCCATGCAATGTTTTGGGAGGACCCAGAGAATTTTAATGAAATAGCAAAAACTTTTATCGATGATAGTTAGACCTGTTACAGCTCTCAATCAAATGATTTTTTTTTAATCTCGTTTAAGCTCATCAAACAAAATTAACATAGGGCCATAGTCCAATTCGATCGCTATGACCTCAAAATCAATGGAAAATCCATGTTCAAAAAAAGTATAATACTGACTATCTCTTTAATCGGCCTTTGGGGCAATGCACAAGAAAACATCACAGGAAAAGTTGTTGACATAGATAATAATGCCATAGCTTTTGCCAATGTTGTGGCCAAACTAAAAACCGATTCCACTTTGGTAAAAGGTGCCATTTCTGATGATAATGGAAACTTCAACCTTTTGATAAAAGAACCACAAGCGTGTTTTTTGACAGTCTCCTACCTAGGGTTCAAGTCCAAAACCATTTCTTCAATTGTTTCCAGCAATTTGGGAACCCTTGTTTTACAAGAGGCGGCAGAACAGTTGAACGAAGTAGCCGTAGTTTCCCAAAAGCCCTTTATCCAAAGGGAACAAGATAAACTTGTTGTCAATGTTGAAAACAGTATTGTTAGCACGGGGAGTACTACATTGGAGGTATTGGGAAGATCTCCCGGAATCACCATAGATCAAGATGATAATATTTCACTGAGCGGAAGAAATGGTGTGCGCATATATATCGATAATAAAGATACGCGTTTACAAGGTGAACAATTGGCCAACCTGCTTAGAAGTCTTCCTTCATCCAATATTGAGAAAATAGAGATTATCTCAAATCCATCAGTACGATACGAAGCGCAGGGAAATGCAGGGATTATCAATATCGTGACAAAAAAAGGAAAGCTTTATGGCACTAATGGGAGTTTGACGATAAGCCCTGGCCACGGGAGATATTTTAGATGGAGCAACAGCATCGACTTTAACCATAGAACTGAAAAAATGAACATTTTTGGGCAATATTCGTTTTCGGATATGAACCGCTATCAGGAGATAGTGATTGATCGTACCTTTCTTGATGGTGACCAGCCCATGGCCATTTATGACTTACAAAATGATTTTGAACTACCTCTCAGCAATCACAATGCACGTTTGGGATTAGATTTCAACGCCAGTGAACGCACAACTATTGGATTGTTGTTCTCTGGACTCAGAAGCATACAAAAAAATAGATCTACCAGTAATGTGTCGGGGTTTGATATTGCAAGAAATCCAATTTCAGAGGAGTTGACCACTACCGATATTAAATCAGATTGGAACCAATTTACAGCTAACTTGAATGCTGGACATCGTTTTAAAAATAAATCCAGCCTCGATTTTAACTTGGATTATGCCCGATACACCAATGGTTCAGACCAAAACTTCGTTTCTGATTTTGAATTTTTCGATACGGGCAATACCGCTCAAGACATTTTGTTAGGTGATGTGGATGGATTTTTAAATCTCTCTGGAATTACATTGGACTATAGATTACCACTAAAGAACGGTAATGTATTTGAAACTGGCTGGAAGAATACCTGGGTAACTTCTGATAACGATCTAGAATACGTAAATGACCAGAATGGCACTATAATTCTGAATGAAAACCTGAGCAACCATTTCATCTATGACGAGGCAATATATGCCGCCTATGTCAGCTACAGTATCAATAAAAAGAAATGGAACGCTCAATTGGGGTTAAGGGCCGAGAATACATTTATTGAAGGAAACCAGGTGACTACGAATACCGTCTTTGAGAACGATTATCTCAATTTTTTTCCGACAGCTTCGTACAATTATACCTTGAATGAAAAGAATGCATTGGGAGTTTCATTTGGGAGACGTATAGATAGGCCTAGTTACGGGCAATTGAATCCATTCAGGACCTTTGTTAATACCAATACCTTTAGGGAGGGGAACCCTTTTCTTCAACCTCAATTTACCTGGGTATCGGAACTTAATTACACTTTTAAACAACGTTACTACTTCGCCTTAAATGTAGGTTACACTACTGATAATCTCAACAACGCCATCATTCGCAATAGTGAAGAAGAAGTTGTTGTTGTAAAACCCATTAACATTGATAGGTTGAAAAGCTACTCTCTTGTTGCCAGTTTTCCTGTGCGGTTTTGGAACTGGTGGGAAAGCAATTGGAACGTCAATGCTTCAGTAAGCGATTTTGACGGTGAGATCAATGGATTCAACTTTGACAGAAACAATCCCGTGGTAACCATAAATACCAGTCATAATTTTAATTTGGGAAAAGGGTATCGCTTACAACTAAGTGCCTTTCATCTGTTCCCCAGTTATGCTACAATCACTAAAATCGAAACCATATCTTCAGTCTCCTTGGGTTTTCAAAAGAACATATTGAAGGATAAAGGAACACTTCGATTTAATTTCAATGATATCTTTTGGAACCAGTATCCCACTGGTAGGACCCAGTTTGGTAACCTTGATGATACTTTCACCAGTTACAGGGATACACGTTACGCGACTTTGTCGTTCACATGGCGCTTTGGTAAACAAACCGTTCAACCACAACGTAGAAGGCAATCAGAAATACAAAATGAATTGAACCGGGCTAGACAAACGGAGAATAATGGATAATTTAAAGCAAAAGGAATTATGAAGAAATCAATCTCCATAAGTGTTTTTTTTCATGCTGCATTTCATACACAAAATTGCTGCCCACAATTAAAAATGAAAAATATACAGAGCATTCTGCTTAAACTATTGATAATCCTCCTACTGTTCGGATGTAATGAGAAATCTAAAAATGAGGGAGGGAATGAATTATCTAGCAGTGATAGTATAAGCTCAAAATATTTTTTGAAGCTTACTGGGCACATTTCGCCTTACATGACGTATAGGCCAAGAATTCCAATTACAAAGAAAGAAGCCGAAGACACCAATCACTATAAAGTTGACTACGATTCTGAAGGTAGGATAATCAAGGTAATGCATTATTCAAAAGGTCTCTTAAACAATTATTCATATTTCGGTATTGCTGTTGTCTCATTGGAATATAAGAACACGCAGCTAATCCGTAGATACTTTGACCATAACAACAAACCGGCAAGTGTTAGAAGGCATTTCTACGGGCGTGGAGAAAATCAAGGTATTCACAAGGAAGTCTTTGAACTTGATGCTGATGGAAGAAGAAAATCCCTGGTACTTTATAATGAAAAAGATGAGCAAATAGAAACAGAATATGGTACGTACAGATTTGAGTGGGAAACACAAAATGATAGCTCTTTCATTCAAAGAGCACTCAAGAAGAATGGTGAG is a genomic window of Flagellimonas sp. CMM7 containing:
- the alr gene encoding alanine racemase gives rise to the protein MKPSRRTFLKKTSIGAIGLGILPTSIPTPSLDFYDDIKKGINPWIELSKKDYLKNAEIISKMAQGSSVLAVLKNNAYGLGDVEVGSILDDSPHVDGLALVKDVRCLALREKGVQKPILLMGDFSANLGVELAKANITFSVFSKESMAKVQALAKVNRTKIKVQLYFDTGLGRMGMAYSKPLDWVTELAKIENIEIIGLFSTLTTPIDFAQEQLRRFNSLTSRLNALGIEMPQKHIAPSQSILELEASHLNLVRPGILLHGSYPLQGMPQSKQFSLTPTFKLKAKVIRMEKLKPGDTIGFSRFYKVKQEEWIATLPIGWADGYASSAENGAKVLINGTLYPVVNVNASHCNLVIGRKKDVKVGDVATLIGPDVPEISPEGFGKAINGHNYLQINYKESIPKIVLDELV
- a CDS encoding outer membrane beta-barrel family protein — its product is MFKKSIILTISLIGLWGNAQENITGKVVDIDNNAIAFANVVAKLKTDSTLVKGAISDDNGNFNLLIKEPQACFLTVSYLGFKSKTISSIVSSNLGTLVLQEAAEQLNEVAVVSQKPFIQREQDKLVVNVENSIVSTGSTTLEVLGRSPGITIDQDDNISLSGRNGVRIYIDNKDTRLQGEQLANLLRSLPSSNIEKIEIISNPSVRYEAQGNAGIINIVTKKGKLYGTNGSLTISPGHGRYFRWSNSIDFNHRTEKMNIFGQYSFSDMNRYQEIVIDRTFLDGDQPMAIYDLQNDFELPLSNHNARLGLDFNASERTTIGLLFSGLRSIQKNRSTSNVSGFDIARNPISEELTTTDIKSDWNQFTANLNAGHRFKNKSSLDFNLDYARYTNGSDQNFVSDFEFFDTGNTAQDILLGDVDGFLNLSGITLDYRLPLKNGNVFETGWKNTWVTSDNDLEYVNDQNGTIILNENLSNHFIYDEAIYAAYVSYSINKKKWNAQLGLRAENTFIEGNQVTTNTVFENDYLNFFPTASYNYTLNEKNALGVSFGRRIDRPSYGQLNPFRTFVNTNTFREGNPFLQPQFTWVSELNYTFKQRYYFALNVGYTTDNLNNAIIRNSEEEVVVVKPINIDRLKSYSLVASFPVRFWNWWESNWNVNASVSDFDGEINGFNFDRNNPVVTINTSHNFNLGKGYRLQLSAFHLFPSYATITKIETISSVSLGFQKNILKDKGTLRFNFNDIFWNQYPTGRTQFGNLDDTFTSYRDTRYATLSFTWRFGKQTVQPQRRRQSEIQNELNRARQTENNG
- a CDS encoding alpha/beta hydrolase: MNWCKGTIQYILFISVWIANCQSKYITVGTDSIKVYVEDIGKGKPIVFIPGWTMTSQFFSKQKDYFKNDYRYISYDPRSHGKSTKTEKRNTYEDHANDLNDLINKLELDDVVLIGWSSGSATIYEYVKKYGSNNIDRVIFIDEPPKWIGDTSKEWVYGSFDEYKESLKDLINDRFGYAKGTVQWMLQKNGDAKEHNWMVAQMMLTSNNAALSLYIDGLTSDYTEEVKRMDKTTSLLYLVRESWYDQAKQ